In Paracoccus aerodenitrificans, the following are encoded in one genomic region:
- a CDS encoding DapH/DapD/GlmU-related protein, giving the protein MTKPNFLIIGAQKAGSDRIAEILKKHENVFIPESLEPQHFSRIDCEDPDRVKAYLKQFDDAGSTHEWVGEHTSGYFWSSKTGTFADQPPKSHNPDIPGSVSRILGPDTRMIVALCHPVYRAISAYIHHGRRKRISEDQYLRDVVGRLGIADIGFYEKHLEAWERVFPAEQIQAVIFESEIASNPYRGLKLICDFLQIDSEGFRNLSLKINNANEQFSRHDNRIATGISGLNDIRPDDVAYLLDLYAPTLKALHERFGDRLASWKAETELLQHFAREKSWPGLAGRKTGTIRAELSPVRAALTGRKQLARYGVDVHPDVVARLPEGLMLEPPARIYQATFRGKSSMGAFSYTVSGAFYTTDIGRYCSIASAINIGQGNHPMDFLSTHPAFFQGSFKIATGDKYPYKKHYDADRVVRSVARAAHKATAARTRIGHDVWIGHGASVISGVRIGDGAVIGANAVVTKDVPPYAVVGGVPAKIIRYRFPEEIIGRLLASEWWSYAPWQMRHIDFSNIGKAVTAVEKMRQDGVEPYVPDRVEIVWNSEEALPAAEQSIPRRSRVGRLLRAGKKLVEEKLTRDG; this is encoded by the coding sequence ATGACGAAGCCCAATTTTCTTATTATCGGGGCTCAGAAGGCCGGGTCCGACAGGATTGCCGAGATTCTGAAAAAGCACGAAAATGTCTTCATCCCCGAAAGCCTGGAGCCTCAGCATTTCAGCCGGATCGATTGCGAAGACCCTGACCGGGTCAAAGCTTATCTGAAGCAGTTTGACGATGCCGGTTCCACGCATGAATGGGTGGGCGAGCATACTTCCGGCTACTTCTGGTCAAGCAAAACCGGAACATTCGCCGACCAGCCGCCGAAATCCCACAACCCTGATATTCCCGGTTCCGTATCGCGCATCCTCGGCCCCGATACCCGCATGATCGTTGCATTGTGTCATCCGGTTTATCGCGCGATCTCGGCCTATATTCATCATGGCCGCCGCAAGAGGATCTCAGAGGATCAGTATCTGCGTGACGTGGTCGGGCGGCTTGGCATTGCCGATATCGGCTTCTACGAAAAACATCTTGAGGCGTGGGAGAGGGTTTTTCCCGCCGAGCAGATCCAAGCTGTCATCTTTGAAAGCGAGATTGCGTCAAATCCGTATCGCGGCCTGAAGCTGATCTGCGATTTTCTGCAGATTGATTCGGAGGGTTTCCGGAATTTGTCCCTGAAAATAAACAATGCGAATGAGCAGTTTTCGCGGCATGATAATCGCATTGCGACCGGGATTTCTGGTCTTAATGATATTCGACCTGACGATGTGGCCTATCTGTTGGATCTTTACGCCCCGACGCTGAAAGCTCTTCATGAGCGTTTCGGTGATCGGCTGGCGTCGTGGAAGGCCGAAACGGAACTCCTGCAGCATTTCGCGCGTGAAAAATCCTGGCCGGGGCTGGCTGGCAGGAAAACCGGAACTATTCGCGCCGAATTAAGCCCGGTCCGCGCCGCTTTGACCGGGCGCAAGCAGCTGGCGCGGTACGGAGTAGATGTTCATCCCGATGTCGTTGCGCGATTGCCCGAAGGGCTGATGCTGGAACCTCCTGCGCGGATCTACCAAGCTACGTTTCGCGGCAAATCCTCGATGGGGGCGTTTTCGTATACCGTTTCGGGAGCGTTCTATACGACGGATATCGGTCGTTATTGCTCAATCGCATCGGCGATAAATATCGGGCAGGGCAATCATCCGATGGATTTCCTGTCGACCCATCCGGCTTTTTTTCAGGGAAGCTTCAAGATCGCGACGGGCGACAAATATCCATATAAGAAACATTACGATGCTGATCGCGTTGTCCGCTCGGTTGCAAGAGCCGCGCATAAAGCCACTGCGGCGCGGACCCGGATTGGCCATGATGTCTGGATCGGCCACGGAGCCAGTGTCATCTCCGGCGTCAGGATCGGTGACGGAGCGGTGATCGGCGCGAATGCGGTGGTCACGAAGGATGTTCCACCTTATGCTGTGGTCGGCGGGGTTCCGGCAAAAATTATCCGGTATCGTTTTCCGGAGGAAATCATCGGGCGCCTGCTGGCATCTGAATGGTGGAGTTATGCTCCCTGGCAGATGCGGCATATCGATTTTTCGAATATCGGGAAGGCCGTCACAGCGGTCGAAAAGATGCGACAGGATGGAGTTGAACCCTATGTCCCTGATCGTGTCGAGATCGTCTGGAACAGTGAAGAAGCGCTTCCCGCTGCGGAGCAGAGCATACCGAGAAGGTCGCGAGTTGGCCGATTGCTGCGAGCAGGGAAAAAACTTGTCGAGGAAAAGCTGACAAGGGACGGCTGA
- the aroB gene encoding 3-dehydroquinate synthase, translated as MTRTVHVPLGDRAYDVRIGSGLIGQAGREIAPLLTRPRVAIITDANVAPLHLPNLRAALQREGISSEALILPAGEATKSWEHLTRSVEWLLEQRIERRDIVIAFGGGVIGDLVGFAAAILRRGVRFVQIPTSLLAQVDSSVGGKTGINSGHGKNLIGAFHQPSLVLADISVLDTLHPRDFLAGYGEVMKYGLLGDAGFFDWLEQNGPALRDDMEARAHAVAHSVAMKAVIVERDETEQGERALLNLGHTFGHALEAATGYSDRLLHGEGVAIGCALAFELSARLGLCSQEDPSRVGTHLAEMGMPSRLSDIPGDLPDDATLIGLMGQDKKVVDGRLRFILARAIGEAFMSDQVGSEDLAAVLAGSR; from the coding sequence CTTTGCTGACCCGCCCGCGCGTGGCGATCATCACGGATGCCAATGTCGCGCCGCTGCATCTGCCCAACCTCAGGGCCGCCTTGCAGCGCGAGGGGATTTCCAGCGAGGCGCTGATCCTGCCTGCGGGCGAGGCCACAAAGTCATGGGAGCATCTGACGCGCAGCGTTGAATGGCTGCTGGAACAGCGGATCGAGCGGCGCGATATCGTTATCGCTTTTGGCGGCGGAGTTATCGGCGACCTAGTCGGTTTCGCCGCTGCGATCCTGCGCCGTGGGGTGCGCTTCGTGCAGATCCCGACCTCGCTTCTGGCGCAGGTTGACAGCTCGGTCGGCGGTAAGACCGGGATCAATTCCGGGCATGGCAAGAACCTGATCGGAGCCTTTCATCAGCCCTCGCTGGTGCTGGCGGATATCAGCGTGCTGGACACGCTGCACCCACGCGATTTTCTTGCCGGATATGGCGAGGTGATGAAATACGGCCTGCTTGGCGATGCCGGTTTCTTCGACTGGCTGGAGCAGAACGGCCCGGCCCTGCGCGATGACATGGAGGCCCGCGCCCATGCTGTCGCGCATTCCGTCGCCATGAAGGCCGTCATTGTCGAGCGCGACGAAACCGAGCAGGGCGAGCGTGCGCTGCTTAATCTTGGCCACACATTCGGCCATGCGCTTGAGGCAGCGACCGGCTATTCCGACCGGCTGCTGCATGGCGAGGGCGTGGCAATCGGCTGTGCGCTTGCTTTCGAACTGTCAGCGCGGCTTGGCCTGTGCAGCCAGGAGGACCCTTCGCGTGTCGGAACGCATCTGGCTGAGATGGGAATGCCCTCGCGGCTGTCGGATATTCCGGGCGATCTGCCGGACGACGCAACGCTGATCGGGCTGATGGGGCAGGACAAGAAGGTCGTGGACGGACGGCTCCGCTTCATTCTGGCCCGCGCTATCGGAGAGGCGTTCATGTCCGATCAGGTCGGGTCAGAGGATCTTGCTGCGGTGCTGGCCGGTTCCCGCTGA
- a CDS encoding lytic transglycosylase domain-containing protein, which yields MIGRALKSLGFMTKIGVIAACVATTAPSVASADGLALKRVTERNRQAQFSRQKQLMDSRLASQYQQSKRLRPTGRQVVNVTTIELSPTISTKAYSGKNSAYIPQAQAMARKYGIPEALFLRLVNQESRWNPNARSHKGAMGLAQLMPGTARTLGVNPRDPVQNLEGGARYLRMMYNEFGDWRLALAAYNAGPGAVKKYGGIPPYRETRNYVRIIAGG from the coding sequence ATGATCGGCAGAGCATTGAAAAGCCTCGGCTTCATGACGAAGATCGGCGTTATCGCCGCTTGCGTCGCGACCACCGCGCCCTCTGTTGCTTCGGCTGACGGGCTGGCACTGAAGCGTGTGACAGAGCGTAATCGTCAGGCGCAGTTTTCACGGCAGAAACAACTGATGGATTCGCGACTGGCCAGCCAGTACCAGCAATCCAAGCGGCTGCGTCCGACTGGTCGGCAGGTTGTAAACGTCACCACGATCGAATTGTCGCCGACCATCTCGACCAAGGCCTATTCGGGCAAGAATTCGGCGTATATTCCGCAAGCACAGGCAATGGCGCGGAAATATGGTATTCCCGAGGCGCTGTTCCTGCGGCTGGTTAATCAGGAATCGCGCTGGAACCCGAATGCGCGTTCGCATAAGGGCGCGATGGGGCTGGCGCAGCTTATGCCGGGAACGGCACGTACTCTGGGCGTCAATCCGCGCGATCCGGTGCAGAATCTGGAAGGCGGCGCACGCTATCTGCGCATGATGTATAATGAATTCGGCGATTGGCGTCTGGCGCTTGCGGCCTATAATGCCGGGCCGGGTGCGGTGAAAAAATATGGTGGTATCCCGCCTTATCGCGAAACCCGCAATTATGTGCGGATCATCGCAGGCGGCTGA
- the ssb gene encoding single-stranded DNA-binding protein: protein MAGSVNKVILIGNLGQDPEVRTFQNGGKVVNLRIATSEQWKDRNSGERQERTQWHSVAIFAEPLARVAEQYLRKGSKVYIEGQLETRKWQDQSGQDRYTTEVVLRPYRSELTMLDGRGEGGGGGGRSGGYSSGGGNYGDSGGYGDGPSGGNQGGGGRPDFDDEIPF, encoded by the coding sequence ATGGCAGGCAGCGTCAACAAGGTCATCCTGATCGGCAATCTGGGTCAGGACCCCGAGGTCCGCACATTCCAGAATGGTGGTAAAGTTGTGAACCTGCGCATCGCCACCTCGGAACAGTGGAAGGACCGCAACAGCGGCGAGCGGCAGGAACGCACGCAGTGGCACTCTGTCGCGATATTCGCGGAACCTCTGGCCCGCGTGGCCGAGCAATATCTGCGCAAGGGCAGCAAGGTCTATATCGAGGGCCAGCTTGAAACCCGCAAATGGCAGGACCAGTCCGGGCAGGACCGCTATACGACCGAGGTCGTGCTGCGCCCCTATCGCAGCGAGCTGACCATGCTGGACGGTCGCGGCGAAGGCGGCGGCGGTGGTGGAAGAAGCGGAGGCTATAGCAGCGGTGGCGGAAATTATGGCGACAGCGGCGGCTATGGCGATGGCCCCTCGGGCGGCAATCAAGGCGGCGGCGGCCGTCCCGATTTCGACGACGAAATTCCGTTCTGA
- the hemB gene encoding porphobilinogen synthase, protein MSVTPIVAPFPQSRLRRLRRSPALREMVTETLLSAENLIWPVFVTEMQGEDTEIPSMPGVQRYTVDSVKAAAERAARLGIPAICVFPHSDQALKTESCERAWDPDNIGNRAIRAIKDAVPEMVVMTDIALDPYNANGHDGIVRDGVIVNDETVACLVRMALVQAEAGADILGPSDMMDGRIGALRTALEENEFQDVAIMSYAAKFASGFYGPFRDAVGASGRLVGDKKTYQVNPANREEALRCVARDLSEGADMVMVKPGMPYLDICREVRDTFAAPTFAYQVSGEYAMIEGAIRQGWLSRDVIAESLLAFRRAGCDGILTYFAPQIAESLA, encoded by the coding sequence ATGTCTGTCACGCCAATCGTTGCCCCTTTCCCTCAGTCGCGCCTGCGCCGCCTGCGCCGCAGCCCTGCCCTGCGCGAGATGGTCACCGAAACCCTGCTGTCCGCCGAAAACCTGATCTGGCCGGTTTTTGTCACCGAGATGCAGGGCGAGGATACCGAGATCCCCTCGATGCCCGGCGTTCAGCGCTATACGGTCGACAGCGTCAAGGCCGCCGCGGAACGCGCGGCAAGGCTGGGTATCCCGGCGATCTGCGTCTTTCCACATTCGGATCAGGCGCTGAAAACCGAAAGCTGTGAACGGGCCTGGGACCCCGACAATATCGGCAACCGGGCCATCCGCGCGATCAAGGATGCGGTGCCGGAAATGGTGGTGATGACCGATATCGCGCTCGATCCCTATAACGCCAACGGACATGACGGCATCGTCCGCGACGGGGTGATCGTGAATGACGAAACCGTCGCCTGTCTGGTCCGCATGGCGCTTGTTCAGGCCGAAGCCGGGGCGGATATTCTGGGCCCGTCTGACATGATGGACGGGCGGATCGGCGCTTTGCGCACGGCATTGGAGGAAAACGAGTTTCAGGACGTCGCGATCATGTCCTATGCCGCGAAATTCGCATCCGGCTTTTACGGACCATTCCGCGACGCGGTCGGCGCCTCGGGTCGGTTGGTCGGAGACAAGAAAACCTATCAGGTGAACCCCGCCAATCGTGAAGAGGCGCTGCGCTGCGTCGCCCGCGATCTCTCCGAGGGCGCGGATATGGTCATGGTCAAACCCGGCATGCCCTATCTGGATATCTGCCGCGAGGTGCGGGACACCTTCGCCGCCCCGACCTTCGCCTATCAAGTCAGCGGCGAATATGCGATGATCGAGGGGGCGATCCGTCAGGGCTGGCTCAGCCGCGATGTTATCGCCGAAAGCCTTCTGGCCTTCCGTCGGGCGGGCTGCGACGGGATCCTCACCTATTTTGCCCCTCAGATCGCGGAATCTCTAGCCTGA
- a CDS encoding YSC84-related protein, which produces MGHHKVLTRRGFIAGGAVLTLAACNNGLATNATQTLEGRVNATLNELFAKYPNTRPIVENSRGVLVMPVMTQAAFGVGGTYGEGALRVNGTTADYYSAAQASIGLQAGARQFAHVLVFQTDAALQNFRAAPGWVAGAGAFYALPADGMSYGTDTITREHPVVAMVFGETGIMAGAAIEGTKYTRIIPSALATR; this is translated from the coding sequence ATGGGACACCACAAGGTTTTGACCCGACGCGGCTTTATTGCCGGGGGCGCAGTGCTGACGCTTGCAGCCTGTAATAACGGGCTTGCGACAAATGCGACCCAGACGCTTGAGGGCCGCGTCAACGCGACGCTGAACGAGTTGTTCGCCAAATATCCGAATACGCGCCCCATCGTCGAGAATTCGCGTGGTGTGCTGGTCATGCCGGTGATGACACAGGCGGCTTTCGGCGTTGGCGGGACCTATGGAGAGGGTGCGCTGCGCGTCAACGGCACGACGGCGGATTACTATTCGGCGGCGCAGGCTTCTATCGGCTTGCAGGCCGGTGCGCGTCAGTTCGCGCATGTGCTTGTGTTCCAGACCGACGCAGCATTGCAGAATTTCCGCGCCGCGCCGGGATGGGTCGCCGGAGCGGGTGCGTTCTATGCGCTGCCCGCTGATGGAATGAGCTATGGCACCGACACGATCACGCGCGAACATCCCGTGGTCGCAATGGTCTTCGGCGAAACCGGGATCATGGCCGGCGCAGCGATCGAGGGCACCAAATACACCCGCATCATCCCCTCGGCACTGGCGACGCGCTGA